One genomic window of Diospyros lotus cultivar Yz01 chromosome 8, ASM1463336v1, whole genome shotgun sequence includes the following:
- the LOC127808795 gene encoding uncharacterized protein LOC127808795, producing MGKKRKSVSTSLDEVDRAMYSTFCSAANSLSQLYTHAMNQQKLTFQAGERHGLDKLYHWILRQQEGGTRINTVEILSYLQTELDCCGEDISLSPRGPPQNHNSQSQPAIHSTSSGFMAPLGSSVAPNTVQGFRMDHCDQQPKNYVFSNALSSPVRRSLQNYHIAQGGYHGNSGIQAFANGFRNNEPNFTHHQNRDSNTGNSNDSSMDMHADSPSHESTY from the exons ATGGGGAAGAAGCGGAAGTCGGTGTCCACCAGCCTCGACGAGGTCGATCGAGCCATGTACTCCACGTTTTGCAGCGCCGCGAACTCCCTCTCGCAGCTTTACACCCACGCCATGAACCAGCAAAAGCTCACCTTTCAAGCTGGTGAACGCCACGGCCTG GATAAACTTTACCACTGGATTTTGAGGCAACAAGAGGGAGGAACAAGAATAAATACTGTGGAGATACTCAGCTACCTGCAG ACTGAACTTGATTGTTGTGGAGAGGATATATCATTGTCACCCAGAGGACCACCCCAGAATCATAATTCCCAGTCACAGCCTGCAATACACTCAACAAGCTCAGGCTTCATGGCCCCCTTGGGCTCATCCGTCGCACCAAATACCGTGCAGGGCTTTCGCATGGATCACTGCGATCAGCAACCTAAGAACTATGTCTTTTCTAACGCTCTGTCAAGCCCTGTCCGTAGGAGCCTTCAGAACTATCATATAGCACAAGGAGGCTACCATGGTAACAGTGGAATTCAGGCTTTTGCAAATGGATTCAGGAACAATGAACCCAACTTCACGCACCACCAGAACCGGGATTCTAATACTGGCAACTCTAACGATTCCTCCATGGACATGCATGCTGATAGTCCCAGTCATGAGTCTACATACTGA